The following nucleotide sequence is from Aedes aegypti strain LVP_AGWG chromosome 3, AaegL5.0 Primary Assembly, whole genome shotgun sequence.
AGACAGACAAGACAGACAAGACAGACAAGACAGACAAGACAGACAAGACAGACAAGACAGACAAGACAGACAAGACAGACAAGACAGACAAGACAGACAAGACAGACAAGACAGACAAGACAGACAAGACAGACAAGACAGACAAGACAGACAAGACAGACAAGACAGACAAGACAGACAAGACAGACAAGACAGACAAGACAGACAAGACAGACAAGACAGACAAGACAGACAAGACAGACAAGACAGACAAGACAGACAAGACAGACAAGACAGACAAGACAGACAAGACAGACAAGACAGTCAGACGAgaattcccagacaaccaaaatgtacgtatatcgaaATCACCAGGAGGCTCTGTATGTGCAAAATATCCACTTATAAGGTGTTACGAAAAGGCcatctacgtacaaaagtggaggcgataaaCGTGCATGTactatgtgatgaataataagacgattttatccaccgtgttttgcgggatTGATGTAattggtatgaataaacgagttattacgtgaacttttatgcgacttctggttgtctgggttcagACGAGAAATTAGACAAGAAGTCAGACAAGAAGTCAGACAAGTAGTCAGACGAGAAGTCAGACGAGAATTCAGACGAAACGTCAGACAAGAAGTCAGACGAAAAGTCAGACAAGAAGTCAGAcgagaaatcagacaagaagtCAGATGAGAAGTCAGACGAAAAGTCAGACGAGAAGTCAGACGAGAAGTCAGACGAGAAGTCAGACGAAAATTCAGACGAGAAGTCAGAAGAGAAGTCAGACGAGAAGTCAGACGAGAATTCAGACGAAACGTCAGACAAAAAGTCATACAAAAATTCAGACAAAAAGTCAGACGAGAAGTCAGAtgagaaatcagacaagaagtCAGACGAGAAGTCAGACAAGAAGTCAGACAAGAAGTCAGACGGGAAGACAGACGAGAAGTCAGACGAAAAGTCAGACTCAAATTCAGTCGAGAAGTCAGACAAGAAGACAGACGAGAAGTCAGACAAAAAGTCAGACAAGAAGTCAGACGAGAAGTCAGACAAAAAGTCAGACAAGAAGTCAGACAAGAAGTCAGACAAAAAGTTAGACGAGAAGTCAGACGCAACGTCAGACAAGAAGTCAGATGAGAAGTCAGACAAGAAGTCAGACGAGAAGTCAGAAGAGAAGTTAAACGAGAAATTAGACGAGAAGTCAGACCCAAATTCAGTCGAGAAGTCAGACAAAAAGTCAGACAAGAAGACAGACAAGGAGTAAGACGAGAAGTCAGACGAGAAGTTAGACCAGAAGTCAGACAAGAAGTCTGACTTTTCGTCTGACTTCTCGTCTGTCTTCCCGTCTGACGAGAAGTCAGACGAAAAATCAGACTCAAATTCAGTCGAGAAGTCGGACAAAAAGTCAGACAAGAAGACAGATGAGAAGTCAGACAAGGAGCCAGACGAGAAGTCAGACGAGAAGTTAGACAAAAAGCCAGACGAGAAGTCAGACGAGAAGTCAGACGAGAAGTCAGACAAAAAGTCAGACAAGAAGTCAGACAAGAAGTCAGACGAGAAGTCAGACAAGAAGTCAGACGAGAAGTCAGACAAGAAGTCAGACGAGAAGTCAGACGAGAAGTCAGACAAAAAGTCAGACAAGAAGTCAGACAAGAAGTCAGACAAAAAGTCAGACGAGAAGTCAGACGAAACGTCAGACAAGAAGTCAGACGAGAAGtcaaacccagacaaccaaaatgtacgtataacgaaatcacctggaggctctatatgtgcaagatttcacttataagatgttgcgaaacggccttctacgtacaaaagtggaggcgatttgcgtgcatatattatgtgacatacaatgcgagtgtatatatgttctaccgaactaacctgcaatattatgcgacttaacttatgataacaagtgatgatttgacagctgctacgaattaattcgacttactttgtacgtgtgtacgggacgaaacaaaatgtacaaatgaactcagaaaagaagtgttttatgcgaggaaactcatcaatatgACGAGTTTATCCTcggtgtttagcgagtttgatgtaattagtataaataaacgagttgtaacgtgaactttcatgcgatttctggttgtctgggaacaaAAAGTCAGACGAGAAGTCAGACGAGAAGTTAGACGAGAAGTTAGACGAGAAGTCAGACAAGAAGACAGACGAGTAGTCAGACGAGAAGTTAGACGAGAAGCCAGACGAGAAGTCAGACGAGAAGTCAGACAAGAAGTCAGACGGGAAGACAGACGAGTAGTCAGACGGGAAGACAGACGAGAAGTCGGACGAAAAGTCAGACTCAAATTCAGTCGAGAAGTCAGACAAGAAGGCAGACGAGAAGTCAGACAAGAAGTCAGACGAGAAGTCAGACGAGAAGTTAAACGAGAAGACAGACGAGAAGTCAGACAAGAAGTCAGACCCAAATTCAGTCGAGAAGTCAGACGAAAATTCAGACGAGAATTCATCCAAGAAGTCAGACAAAAAGTCAGATCAAAAGTCAAACAAGAAGTCAGACAAGAGTCAGACAAGAAGACAGACGAGAAGTCAGACGAGAAGTTAGACAAGAAGCCAGACGAGAAGTCAGATAAGAAGTCAGACGGGAAGACAGACGAGAAGTCAGACGAAAAGTCAGACTCAAATTTAGTCGAGAAGTCAGACAAGAAGACAGACGAGAAGTCAGACAAGAAGTCAGACGAGAAGTCAGACGAGAAGTTAAACGAGAAGACAGACGAGAAGTCAGACGAAAAGTCAGACCCAAATTCAGTCGAGAAGTCAGACGAAAAGTCAGACGAGAAGTCAGAGGAGAAGTCAGACGAAAATTCAGACGAGAAGTTAGACGAAACGTCAGACAAGAAGTCAGACGAGAAGTCAGACAAAAAGTCAGACAAGAAGTCAGACAAGAAGTCAGACAAAAAGTCAGACGAGAAGTCAGACGAGAAGTCAGACGAAACGTCAGACAAGAAGTCAGACAAGAAGTCAGACGAAACGTCAGACAAGAAGTCAGACGAGAAGTCAAACAAGAAGTCAGACGGGAAGACAGACGAGTAGTCAGACGGGAAGACAGACGAGAAGTCGGACGAAAAGTCAGACTCAAATTCAGTCGAGAAGTCAGACAAGAAGGCAGACGAGAAGTCAGACAAGAAGTCAGACGAGAAGTCAGACGAGAAGTTAAACGAGAAGACAGACGAGAAGTCAGACAAGAAGTCAGACCCAAATTCAGTCGAGAAGTCAGACGAAAATTCAGACGAGAATTCATCCAAGAAGTCAGACAAAAAGTCAGATCAAAAGTCAAACAAGAAGTCAGACAAGAGTCAGACAAGAAGACAGACGAGAAGTCAGACGAGAAGTTAGACAAGAAGCCAGACGAGAAGTCAGATAAGAAGTCAGACGGGAAGACAGACGAGAAGTCAGACGAAAAGTCAGACTCAAATTTAGTCGAGAAGTCAGACAAGAAGACAGACGAGAAGTCAGACAAGAAGTCAGACGAGAAGTCAGACGAGAAGTTAAACGAGAAGACAGACGAGAAGTCAGACGAAAAGTCAGACCCAAATTCAGTCGAGAAGTCAGACGAAAAGTCAGACGAGAAGTCAGAGGAGAAGTCAGACGAAAATTCAGACGAGAAGTTAGACGAAACGTCAGACAAGAAGTCAGACGAGAAGTCAGACAAAAAGTCAGACAAGAAGTCAGACAAGAAGTCAGACAAAAAGTCAGACGAGAAGTCAGACGAGAAGTCAGACGAGAAGTCAGACGAAACGTCAGACAAGAAGTCAGACAAGAAGTCAGACGAAACGTCAGACAAGAAGTCAGACGAGAAGTCAAACAAGAAGTCAGACGGGAAGACAGACGAGAAGTCAGACGGGTAGACAGACGAGAAGTCGGACGAAAAGTCAGACTCAAATTCAGTCGAGAAGTCAGACGAGAAGTCAGACGAGAAGTCAGAGGAGAAGACAGACGAAAATTCAGACGAGAAGTTAGACGAGAATTCAGGCAAGAAGTCAGACAAGAAGTCAGATCAAAAGTCAGACAAGAAGTCAGACGAGAGTCAGACAAGAAGTCAGACAAGAAGACAGACAAGACAAACGGAGCTTGtatattcaaaacgattttttattaattatatcGAAATTCTTTGGCAATTTTAACATGTAATGATTGTAGTAGTACTTTCAAAACTCTTTGTAGGAGAGCAGAACGCATCCCAATAGAGCTTTAATATCCTGAAGCATAAGAAAGCATCCCTGGCGAAAAATCAGCAACACAAAGTGCCGCAACAGAGTAAATCCCTGCACTCGATTCCCGCAGTTGGATGGAAATCCGCTCTGACATTCTGACTGGCTGATTTGATTCAATGACGGTTCGTTTGGCTGCTTTTGCGGGATGGAAAGGATTAAGAAGTATTTTCTTGCAATTgctacaaacaaacaaacagaaaaaaagtcGTGAAGTTCATGGCATTGGTAGGAGTGTAAACTAtctataccatgcccacacagttacggatcacccacagtgacggatcactttggcgttcaacatcggataactcgctcaaaacataaacgttgacgtaaaacatatttttcccatgttacactatttgtcttctaccatttgtaatgttaagcacaacattcaaccgctaaataacgatGTATTTggcaaatgtttagttggtaccacacagctatcattatatggccgttttctgtaagaagtgccgtcagcattcataagctctcacaggtgctaaaattcaaatgttatagcataaaacatgctcgttcgcttccaTTTAGTATGAATTAATCTTTGGCAAACATTTTTCTTTATTgctgattctaaataccgaatattagcacttcttactagtgatccataatatggaccaggatatgattgtttaccacggttatggatcacttccaaagaatgtagatttctgccattataagcattggattcaacattttcagacaatagcactaaggattaAACTAATAAAAGATCACGGTTTGCCAATTtcgttttttagcagacaaaaatgagtagaaaacttggtgtggagcgaaaacagttcatgtctcagttactacaatgtaGTATGACAAAAAATGGCTTTTTACCCTTGTTttcagctctaacactgctgtTTTTTGCAGTagtatgtgacacattgttgactttcgccaaatcatgcaatacagatgcattgagttgaaaatctcttgattttgcgcactgatccgtaatatgtcacaatttgatccataatatgaaaattgatccataatatggttttcagaaaccgatacaatttttaatttttatgtaatcctgtgcaaatattacactcaaaacagtttactaaccgaagttccaatttgaaacgattcaattcgtgcttttaaattaaaatgttacgttttccatgtcgttttattgaattttataagttggactccacactatttgatccataactgtggggtcatggtatctGTTTATTCGTATCACACTTAGGgtaaagataaatcgaagctaGGCTTCAAAtactcaagagcacaaatctggggaACCAAACAACCGTTCTAgcagaaaaattgatcattggtcGTCCGGTGGTGGTGACCAttcgataaaattttcagcgtgaatgGCTATCAGGTTCTTCAGATctgtgatcttgaaaatttataaattaaactTCGATTAATTTTCACCTTAAAAACAGATGCAGCGATTGCATCGTAGGAGCTCAACGGTTGAAATCTCCTCCCATGCAGTTCAGGGTGGCGGGAAACCGAATAGGGCGGAACGTGTCTCGGCTTGTGGCACCACCGCACAGGTTTGCACTTCTTTGGGAAGGATTATCCACTGGGAAGCTTTGATGTAGTCCATGGTTATTCAATCTGATTCGGAAGTTTTCCCCCGAGTGCTTTGAGTGTCGAATGGACCTGCTCGATTTGATCGTGACGGAGGCGGTGAATAGTTTCTTTTgtgcaaatttgtttgaataaattGTGAAGAGTTTGCTACGCCTTTTCTATCAATTCAGTGTTCCTTTTTCAAGATCGTAACATTCATCCGAATATTTTGCCATTAGATTgcagcaaaaaaaataatttcaaattctaCGTCAAAAATAACCAAATAGCAATAATTTTTCCGTatatcaatcatttttttaagtgATTCAAGTGAATGTTCCTTAATTGAACAGCTTTCTAGCTACTACGATACTGCTCTCCTCGAACTATTCCCACACTTAAAATAATTTGAGCTTGCAAGAGTTATATGTTAAATGAACTGTCAATTAATCTGAAAATTCCCCCAGCAAGTTTTAATTGTTACCTATTGGTAAATGAATAAGAGCATTTTCATAAGCTTGCTGATTGAAATGTTTGAGGTGTCTGCATTGGTCAGGTTGCATTTTAAACAAGAGCAAACTTTTAATCTAGTTGTTGGTTCATAGTTGGGAGCAGGATCCGTCAGTTAGCCACACTTTCTTCCTCCGGAGCCAAAAATTCCCAGGTGGTAAAGGGTCTCCGAGGGAGTGCCAACATGGCTTCGCAATTTGTTTGTTATTTATTTGACACCTTTGTGGTTGGCTGGCCAGAAGCTGGGATTGAGTTTTCATTTCGATGGGGAACTGTTTTGGTGGGATAGTATTTGTGGCTgattaaataaatatattagAGGGAAGAGTTGACTTATTTTGGAATCACTTATACAGCACTGTACCATTCGAAGTAAAGAGCACATTATGCTTGGTTTggttaaaatttgatttaagaTTGGTTTAAGATTTGAACCATTTTAGTTTTAAGAtttaaaaagtaaaataattatCAAACCAAACCGAATTATTTATATAACTATATCTTACTTAACCTCTTGGTAACATTCGCAGCTATAAATTCAAACCACGCTAAATACTCAAAAAATGAAACATGAAAAATGCTGAATAAGATGCAGAGAAATTTCGTAAAACTTAAAAGAATGTACAAATActgaaaacaaaacttaattACTACATCGATCTCAACGATAAAGTCCTTCATTATTACCAGCCATCCAATCAGTATCCGTGCTTCGTCAATCCTCCAGCGAATAATAATGTGTTTGTGATTATACATTGCCGGATACGATCCCATCCAATTCAGCGAAAAATCTCTTCTAGTGTTTATTGCGGATTTATCGCTTCGCTTACAGCGCGAATATAAATCACGTCTTCGCAAACGAGCCCTTTGCTTTTCCTCCAACCTATCTTGGAATAAATTTGGGGGTAGGTATTGGAATTGAAAGACGACGAAAAGTCCATTCAACGGCGCGACGACGAAGGTGGATGAGCATCCAAGTGTAGCACCGTTGAAGGCTTCATCTTGTGGCGTATCTTCTTGTTTCAACAATTCAACATGAAACATTAAGCAGGTGGACTTCACCGGCTTCCGCGGAAAATGCCGGAGTGACTCCTACTTGAAGGTGGAAACAATAGCAATGGGTATCCCGAAAAGAAATCGGTAAAGTGTGAGTGTAGCAATTTTTAGCCACGGTGATAAATtaatatgtatattgaacattactaaacaaatccattttttttttcaattttttataacGAATGGCTTACAAAATATCAGTTCATTATTGTGGTGTACAATTATataattttgcaaaattgttcttctttctggcggtTCGCTTCAAGCGAGTACAGATTCTGTTTCTTCCACAGCTatctgagaactttctttgagGAAGAATAATTTTTGTACAAGCATAAAGATGCTCTATGGCCTAGGAAGTTGAAACAATTTCAGCTCATTTCATCCTAACTAATTACAAATTTAAGTATCAAAGGCATAATAAGGCTCTTCAGTTTAATATAAATTTCTGATCGGGAAGCTTACCGTTGAACAAACGCCATAGGCATTTGAGCCGACAAAATTGATCTTCATCAGATAATTGCTTTCCTACAAATGTAGCTATCGGCATAAGTGTTGCTTACCACTGTAACAGCTATGAATCAACATTTATTCAATAGACATTCCAAAATTGTGTCCTATAGCAACGAATACATACCTACTAACTCTGAGAAACGGTTGAGTAATCAACCAAGATGATGAGATGGCAATGTTTATGTTTCTATCTCAACAGACCTGCTAATAGACTAAACCGAACATTCCAGTCAAGTAAGGCTTTTTGCTTCTTTTACATTGAGAAAATGTGAAATATTTAATACTAACACGTTGAAACCGCCTTTTTTCAAAACTGATCATAATTTTATGATCGTTATCTGTAATAACGAAATCGAatattacttcatattttgtcAGAAATGCCTCATGCTTCTTCTACTTATGAGAATTTTTTAATGCTCTTTGTCAATTAACAATTTCATCTGCAATCTGAGTGCATCTGCACTTCTATTTCGCCATCGACGTATTCCCGCTCTGTGCTCTTGCATGTTGAGCAGACTGCCTTTTCATCTTCCTCCGCTTCTCTGTCTCCTTCCGTCGTTTATCCTCTTCTTCCCTTCTCGCTTCCTTCTCCTCCTGAATCCACCCGGCGTCAGAGGTTGTCActagtaggggaacatggtccaagactcactgatgggttaaaatggctcacctcattaaatcattcctagaacgttccaatttgtattctttgccaaacggtgttgaaatatgtttacccaagagttaccgccacaacccttggacataaactcaaagatttttccttaattttccggtgaaattaaACATTTCTCActtttttgcctaaatattaaagttttccgatgatttcgtTAAGGAATAAGCGTAAAgtaaactcatggagaaacttggttgctaactactagttctccatactaaatggcattctaccccatccatttggtcattttgaaccacccccatttttcaaccaacttttctacacgatttaaacccgtaaaaaaactcaaatttgggaaatgttttcatgatgctGACtggcaaatattgtaaagttactgttaggacttcgaatggcgttaaaatgtggatctcattaggagaaaacgacacaaatccttaaagtggcattttggaccattttaccCTACTGGTTGGAGAGACGTCTGCAcaaacgattccggttgggggTTGACTTCCGGTTTATTAGTGCCCCGTCGACCCGATGCCAGGTACTGCTCTCTGCCTCTCATTTCGCTACTCTTCCCACTAGCTTCTCTGCAAGAAAGATGTTATCTTCACCACGATATTGCTCGCCAGATTCCAAATTTAACAATCGCTAACCACGTTGCTTAACATTTTGTCTGCATTGAAGTCCTTTTCAAAAGCAGCCACCTTCGTACTTCGTGGCAATCGAAGACAAAATGTTCCGTCATTTCATCTCTCTCACAACACACGGAACAGAACGGTGACAGCGCGTAGCAGAACCGATGCAAATACTGTTTGAAGCAACCGTGATCGGacaggaactgtgtcaggtTCAGGAAGTTCACTACGCCATGCTCCCTGTTTACCCAGGTTGACACATTCTGGATGAATCTGTGGGTCCACCAACCTTTCTCGGTGGCATCCCATGATGGCTGCCACTTGACCAGAGAGCCGATCATCGCCAATTTCCTCACCTGTTTAGTGTCTCTCCACTGATAACACTCGATGTCTTCTCCCAGGGTGATCACACATACTGCCTTCGACGATATTATTctgtatgcgcttgctactctcaTGGCAATGAGCCAGAATGTGCTGTTGAGCTTGTCCCGATCGCGCTTGGTTTGCAGTGCTGCACCTCAGGCCGGAACACTGTATCTCAGTATCGACGATGATATGCTaaccagaagacgcctcctaCTGTTTCTCGGGCCATGAGCGTTCCGCAAGATCCTTGTAAGTGCGTTGGTCGCCGATCGTCTAACATCACGCCCAGGTGTCCGAGCAAACGCTGTGATGCAATGACATGTCCTCAGTCGGCAATCTCAGCGTGTTGAACCGCTTTGCGATTGCTGGCTAgtagcacctccgttttgtggtgggtTATCTTCAGCTTGACTCCATTCATCCAGTACTCGACCGTGCTCATTGCCTCCGTAGCTAGCACTTCCACTTCGTCCAACGTTTCGCCTATTACTGTTAGGAAGACGTCATCAGCAATGCCGACGATCTCGACGCCCATCCGTAACTCCGGTGATAGGACCCTGTCGTACATTCCATTTCACAGCATCGGACCCTTGCGGAGCTCCCGCCGTTACTCCTAACTCCTTCCGTCCGGCGTCGGTTGCAAACAACAACACACGATTTTCAAAGTAGCTCTGCAGAATACGTAACAGGTAGTCAAGAACCCGCACTCTATGCAGCGCTGTGGCGATGGACCGTCAGAATTGTGTCTACTGTCGACTTTCCCTTCCAAAATCCGAACTGCTTTTCTGATAGTCTGTTCTTGCTCTCCGTATATTTAGCCACCCTGTTTGGGACAATCCGTTCCAAGAGTTTGCCCagtgtatccagcaagcatataggCCTGTATGATGAATTTCACCGGATTGTTTTCCTAGCTTCGATAGCAGCACCAGCTTCTGGATCTTCCATACATCTGAGAAGTGACCTTCGTCCAAGCATTTCTGCATCACCTTCAGCAAAATATCCGGGTACGCTAGGATCGGTATTCTATCCGGTCAAGAGGCCTTTTTCATCTTCAATGCTTTCGCCGCTGCTACAAGCTCGTCATTGAAGACCCAAAGACCTTCGGCGTTTGTTTCTTCCTCGTCGACATACGGTGTTGGTGGCCAAAGTGTCTGATCATGCGTTGGGAAGAGACCCTCAACAATAACCCACAGCTTTTAAGCGCACGTTTCAACCGACATTGATGGACCCTTCACATTCGCCATAATTACTCGATAAGCGTCCCCAGGTGTTATCGTCAGCTGCTCGGCACAGCTCCTTGGAGCACTCAGACTTGGTCAGCGTTATCTCGCGTCTGAAAACAGCTCTGGCTGCTTAGAATACGACCTTTTGCTCCCCTTTTTACGTTTCTTGCTGCTCTGCTCCACCTATTCTTGGTGGTGAGCGAAAAactaatgaaaatttatttgatatAAACAACTTAGGTTACTAAGATCGTTACAATGATCATGTTATTAGATCGCGTGTTGCTACGATCTACAAGACTCCTCCTCAACATGGGATCAGGCCAACTCTTGATCGGAAATCTTCCAATTTGACTTGGTTGAGCGGCTTCGTTAGCATATCGGCAAGCATATCCGAAGTCGGACAATATTCCACGTTGATCTTCCCTTTGTTCGACAAATCTCGAATGAAAGCGGGTGTCAGCATGCTTTGAGCGCTTGGTGTTATAATTCTGAAGAAGCTTGATGCAGCTCTGGCTGTCTTCTTCGATCTTAACTGGTTGAACGATTTCTACACCAAAGCCTTTCAGCAGTATCAGCAGTCTCAGCAGCCATTCCAGTTCTTGGCAGCATATGGACAGCGAGATGTATTCAGCTTCGATCGACGATAGTGATAATCAATCCATCGTTTGCTCACCTGTTAACCTTGAATGGAAGTGCTTACCGCGATGTCCGGTCTGGTGGTCACGGCTAAATACAATAAACCTCCGATGAGGCTTTGAAACTTGTCGTTGTTCGGAAGCTTCTCTCGCTCCTCCTTTTGTTGGATGAAGCCGGATCCATAGGAATTTTGTTTGTTCTCGTTTCATGCATCTCAAATCGTTCAGCCAACTGCCGGACCAAAGCTGTTCGATTCAAGTCGTGCTTCTAACAGCGCTTCTCGATGTCGATTCCGAGGTAGCTATAAACGTCTCCTAATTCGGTTAGCTTGAACTCATTTTCCAGGCTCTTCAATAGTCGGACGTACTCCTCCTTGCTCGAGCTCGCCACCAACACGTCATCTACATAGAAAATGATGAAAGTTCTCTTACCGTTTCAATGTCGTATATACAAACAACGATCCGCATCCGACGCATTGAAGCCCATTTTCTTCATTGTATCATCGATCCGATGTTTTCACATTCTCGCCGACTGTTTCAGTCCATAAAGGCTCCTCTTCAGTAGGCATGTCATAAAAATCTGTTCATCCAGCGTCCCGTACAAATAAGCGGGTTTGGTATCGATGTGCTTCACCAGCAaatttttttcttgcaacgATCGTCAAAAATACACGGAGCGTCACCTGCTTCGCTACAGGCGCGTACACTTCATCGAAGTCCTGGCCATAAACCTGCATGTAGCCCTGTGCTACAAGACGTGCCTTGTACCGGATCTCCTTTCATGTTGCATCCTGCTTCTTCTTGAAGATCTACCGACAACCAACGGGTTTTATTCCGATTGGTAGGTTGACTTCATCCCAGGTGCCATTCTCTCTTAGCAATTGAAGTTCTTCCTCGATGGCTGCCATCCACTGCTCACACTCCGGGCCGCTAACTGCTTCACGGTATGATCGAGGCTCTACATTCTGTTTGAAAGACGAACTTTCGGTCAGCATATCCACTCGATACTTTGGCGGGAGTCCCACCTTAGTGCTCCGCTCGGAACGTCGGACTGCGACTGTAGGCTCCTCCAGCAttgaatcatcattgataatGCTTCCATCCGAATCCTCGTCTTTTTCAAACTCATTGGCATCTTCAAATACAGTAACGTTTCCATCCTCTTCGTGATCCACCAGTTCTTGATCCTTATCATTGGCTGGTGTAACTGTTTGCTGTGACACTAGCATCTCTTGCTCATCTCTATCCTGGAAttcgtattctactgcatctttTGAAACTACCTCCTCCGCGCTGAAGATGTTCTGCTCGTCTTCCAACAGGAACCGCACGTCTCGGCTGATCACGATCTTGTTTGATTCTAAGCCGATCATCTGGTACCCCTTGTGCTGCAGAGAGTATCCAACAAACGTCATCTTCTTCATTTTCGGCTCCAGCTTTATACGTTGCTCGTTCGGAATGTGCACATAAGCTTTTGAACCGAAAACGTGTAGCTCAGACAGATCCGGTTTGTACCCAAATACGCTCTCGTACGGTGTCATGGTCTTGACTCTTGTTGGTAGAAcgttctgaagaaaatttgctgTACTCACCGCCTCTGCCCAATACCGGTATGCCATCCTTGCATCCAGCAACATGCAACACGACATTTCCACCAGGTGTCTGTTCCTGCGCTGTGCCACAACATTCTTTTGGGGTGTGTAGGCAGTCGTGAATTGCTGTAGTATGACAAACTCGTTGCACAGCTCCTCCAAGCCTTTGCTGCGATATTCTCCTCCTTGATCAGATCGCAGTATCTTCGGAATCCGTCCATGTTGCGTTTTCATCAATTGCACGTAATGATCGAAATAATCAACAGTCTCCGATTTGTTGC
It contains:
- the LOC110678267 gene encoding cylicin-2-like, which gives rise to MEEEIIYLDQAIDRCAELEDQLQASLNYVTRLRKKHYGDVDPPLNRSNKKSDEKSDKKSDEKSDKKSDEKSDEKSDEKSDEKSDEKSDENSDEKSEEKSDEKSDENSDETSDKKSYKNSDKKSDEKSDEKSDKKSDEKSDKKSDKKSDGKTDEKSDEKSDSNSVEKSDKKTDEKSDKKSDKKSDEKSDKKSDKKSDKKSDKKLDEKSDATSDKKSDEKSDKKSDEKSEEKLNEKLDEKSDPNSSDEKSDSNSVEKSDKKSDKKTDEKSDKEPDEKSDEKLDKKPDEKSDEKSDEKSDKKSDKKSDKKSDEKSDKKSDEKSDKKSDEKSDEKSDKKSDKKSDKKSDKKSDEKSDETSDKKSDEKSNPDNQNSDKKTDEKSDEKLDKKPDEKSDKKSDGKTDEKSDEKSDSNLVEKSDKKTDEKSDKKSDEKSDEKLNEKTDEKSDEKSDPNSVEKSDEKSDEKSEEKSDENSDEKLDETSDKKSDEKSDKKSDKKSDKKSDKKSDEKSDEKSDETSDKKSDKKSDETSDKKSDEKSNKKQESDKKTDEKSDEKLDKKPDEKSDKKSDGKTDEKSDEKSDSNLVEKSDKKTDEKSDKKSDEKSDEKLNEKTDEKSDEKSDPNSVEKSDEKSDEKSEEKSDENSDEKLDETSDKKSDEKSDKKSDKKSDKKSDKKSDEKSDEKSDEKSDETSDKKSDKKSDETSDKKSDEKSNKKSDGKTDEKSDG